Within the Tachysurus fulvidraco isolate hzauxx_2018 chromosome 3, HZAU_PFXX_2.0, whole genome shotgun sequence genome, the region AACACTGTTTTGTTCCTTATTCATCTTTCCTCATCCTTCAGTCCATATATTCTGCTCCTTTTCACTTACTCCATATATCTTGTCTTTTATCACTCCTTCCCCATTCATTATTCCTCTTTACTTGTTGATCATTTTCccttattctttattttttcctcctttatCCCTTGTTCTTATCCATAGCTccctttttctttattatttcttacttcttatttcttatCCCTTGTTCCTCTTCGCTCACTTCCTGTTCATCGTTCCTCATTCCCTGTTTCATACTATTCCTTATCCAAATATTCCGTATCCCTTACTTCTCATTCCTTATCCCTTTTTCCTAATCCCTTATTCCTCTTTCTTTATATCTTATCCTATAGTCGTTTTTCCTCCTTCCTCACTACCGGTCTCCTGATTGCTCATTCCTGATCCTTTACTCCTTACTCCATATTCCTTATGCCTTATCCCGCCTTTCCCATCTcattatttatcttttcctcatttctcatctctctctctctcactcatttactaccgcttatccgaacttctcgggtcacggggagcctgtgcctatctcaggcgtcatcgggcatcgaggcaggatacaccctggacggagtgccaacccatcacagggcacacacacacacacacacacacacacacacacacacacactacggacaattttccagagatgccaatcaacctaccatgcatgtctttggaccgggggaggaaaccggagtacccggaggaaacccccgaggcacggggagaacatgcaaactccacacacacaatctctcactgCTTGTGTCTGTACTGCAAATTTCTTATCTCTTACTTATTCCTTATACTTTATCGCTCCTCTTGATTGATTGATCGTGATTGATTTGATGTctgtgtaaataattaaatcctctttttttttcttctctcgcAGGGATCAAGTGGCCTTTATTACGGGCGGCGGCTCCGGCATCGGCTTCCGTATCGCGGAGGTTCTCATGAGGTACAGCGGTTTTGGTTACTACTCTGTTTCTCAGGTGAACAAATCCACGTTACTGATGTCCCTGATCGATTGTCATCTTCTCTTCCACCTTTAAATTTcctaaaaatgataataaaaaaatcaacaagtAAGGCTCTAAGGTGCGTCTCTTTCAGGCACGGCTGCGACACGGTGATTGCCAGCAGGAACCTTGAGAAGCTCACTGAGGTATTCTTCCTGTTCCACACGCTCCAACGTTACAGACGAGaaacttcattttaaagcttattTTATAAgagattttatatttgtttgtttttctaggCGGCGAAGAAGCTGACCAACGCGACGGGACGTCACTGCCTGCCCCTTCAGGTGGACGTGCGGCATCCTGACACCATCTCTACCGCCGTAGACGAGACCCTGAAGGAGTTCGGACGTGTCGATATTCTAATCAACAGTACGTCGTGTCCTCAGTGTTTATGTGCTTTTATCCCAAGagtcagttttttttcctgtctacAATAATATACAGTCGATTTCTCTTTGTCCGTCATCTGTGCAGACGCCGCAGGGAACTTCCTGTGTCCGGCCACCGCTCTGTCCTTCAATGCCTTCAAAACGGTTATGGAGATTGACACCATGGGAACGTTCAACACCAGCAAAGTCATCTATGAAAAATGgttcaaggtaaaaaaaaaccaacgtattttcattttaacactAAATCAGCTGCTTTTTCATCATATCGTAAACGTTTTACACCACGGCACTTAAATCACAGCCTCCTGTTAATGTGGgggaagtcgtgacctaatggtttagagagtctgactcctaaccctaaggttgtgggttcgagtctcgggccggcaattccacgattgaggtgccattgagcaaggcaccgaactgcTCCCCCAACTGCCCCctcgggcgccacagcataaaacATTATGCAGCATCGTTGATTCCGTACTTAAAGGTTCTGTACTGTTTTTTTAGGATCACGGCGGCTCCATTGTGAACATCTCGGCCACACTCGGATACAAAGGTCAAGCGCTCCAGGTGCATGCTGGGTCGGCGAAGGCCGCCAACGGTTAGTGCGACCTCCTCGCTCTACGTTCACGATAGCAAGCGACAAGTTGCTATGTTTCGCTTATAGTTTCTGTCTTGTGGTTATGTAGCTACTGCTACTGTTATTGTTTGTGGGCGTGGCCCGACTTCAGCTCTTTAAATCTATCTGCTTAAACAGTGTACGGGTCGTTGATACATACTCGGCTTTGCGCGGGTTAGCGACGCAAACGACCCGCGCTAGCGATTTCTGCTCATCGGCGACTTCGATGATTTTTCAAAGcttctgagcttttttttttatttgttttttaatatacacaaacaacaaacagaaaaagagctagatcaagtatttcaggaagatgaAGGTCTGTCGTTTGAAGAcgttcagacatctaggggaagttaattatttattttataatctttATAACAGGGTTACAAGTTATGTTATGGGGGAAACTTTTTCACTGAACTGAATAATATGTACCAGGAagttgtatgattttttttttcttttttgtattgtttgtgtgtgtgtgtgtgtgtgtgtgtgtgtgtgtgtgtgtgtgtgtgtgtgtgtgtatagatgccATGACAAAACACTTGGCAGTGGAATGGGGTCCTAGTGGTGTGAGGGTCAACACTGTGGCCCCAGGTCCCATTTCTGGCACTGAGGGTTACCGCAGACTTGGTATGAATTTGTGAGAATCTGTTATTTGTGTTGACGTCATGAGACTTGGTAATATTACAGACCGTCACTTTAAAGGATTAAGAGGACGttcaaaaataattaacaagacaattctctgtctgtctctctctctctctctttctgtctctttctctctgtgtctctctttctctctctcattctctctcttttgtctctctttgtctctctctctttgtgtttctctctgtctctttctctctctttgtgtctctctgtctgtctttgtgtctctctgtctgtctctgtctctctctgtctgtctctgtctctctctctctgtctgtctctgtctctctctctctgtctctctctctctgtctgtcgctgtctctctctctctgtctctctttctgtctctctctgtctgtctgtctctctctgtctctctctgtaccccccccacccccacccccgtCAGGTGGCTCCCACGCGGAGAGCACAGGTATTTTCCGGACTATTCCGCTGCAGAGGGCGGGAAATAAAACGGAAATGGCGCACGCAGTTCTTTTCCTGGCGAGCCGCGTGGCATCGTACGTGACCGGCGCTACAGTAGTGGCGGATGGAGGGGCGTGGCTTACCTCAGCCAATGATGTGGAACGCCTGCTGGGTATACACTCATCTCGCTCTGCTAAACTCTGAGAGAAGCAGCACTgcactcaggtgtgtgtgtgtgtgtgtgtgtgtgtgtgtgtgtgttatggagaCTAAAAGAAGCCCCATatataaggaaataaatatacatacacatatatattttaaatgatccTTTAACAGGAACTTTCATGTACCAGACTCTTGTCTGAGTATCTTctgcatctcagaatgcacagcaGCTCCAAACGGCTGGactacagcagcagcagctcgaACCGTGGTCCAGTCCAGTCAGTTACACTGAGTTTTAGTGTCACATGTTGTTACAGATGTTTTACTCAGGAGaagtgatgtgtatgtgtatcagtCTTCTGTGTGGGGCTTTAGTGAGCAGGTGACTAGGGATGTAGCGTATAAAGCTGCAATCGTATCTCATCTTATTACAGTGTGCCTTTGTAGATTATAATTGGAAGCGacttaattgaattgaatgactAATTAATTTCATTGACCGATGACATGCTTGGTGTGGTGCTGCTCTTCTCTtcactgctaacacacacacacacacacacacacacacacacacacatgctttactAACCACACACATACGTTTTCGTCGATCAGATCTGGACAGATCAGGCACGTGCACACAAACTGTTGTTCATTTTAGAAGCTGTCAATCGATTCGATTTTTTGTCACAATCTGACGTTCTTGTGCTTTGATGAAATGAAGCTAAACTATTTTACACATAAGGAATGGGAAAGTGTGAATTATTTCATTCTGATAACAAGAAAACAGGCAACGTGTCCTTTATTAGTACTGATGATCATTGGTCACTGCTTCTCTGCTGGCACTGACAGGtgcagaggccacgcctcctttttttttttacagagactgacaggtgcagaggccacgcctccttttttttttacagagactgacaggtgcagaggccacgcctcctttttTACAGGGACTGACAGGtgcagaggccacgcctcctttttttacagagactgacaggtgcagaggccacaccttcttctctgctgggactgacaggtgcagaggccacacccccttctcTGCTGGGACTGACAGGTGCAGAGCCCACGCCTCCTtttttactgagactgacaggtgcagaggccacgcctcctcctcttctgggactgacaggtgcagaggccacgcctccttctctaccaggactgacaggtacagaggccacgcctccttctctacCGGGACTGACAGGTGCAGAGGCCACTCCTCCTTCTTTACTCTGACTGACAGGTGCAtcggccacgcctccttctttACTCTGACTGACAGGtgcagaggccacgcctccttctctgcTGAGACTGTTGAATAAAGAGTCCACACTGCGTTCTCTAGTGTTgagttatttaattttaatttcatttatggttttttttttttttttagatctttgGTCCCAGGAGAAAAGGAAAGACAAATAACCCTGAGCTGGGAGGAATAGGAGACGGAAACAGTCATGATAGATTCTGATCATTAGAATTTGTTAATTAAAGAGATGCTGCACAACTCATCAGTATGTACCTAATGTGCCTCCTGGAGATGTGCAGCTTGTACATGAGGTGATTATTGTTATTGACTGTTCTTTCTAAAGGGGATTTGAAAGAGGTTAAAGTTAATctacattaattattattatttctttttcttcttttcatctgtataatttttaattcaattattgGTAATTCCATGTAGATCGTGTttaaaacaagattttttttaaattatctttCCCCGTGACTCTGTTTCACAAACTCCTTTGAGGATTGAagattataaaatgtttagaaatataGTCTAACTCTACATACATGGTTCAATTATTAAAACCTGTAGAATTCATTTCTACTACTTCatggtgttttgtttgtctgtacCATCTTCATGTAACCACTAGAGGGCGCAAAGTGTCTGTTTACAAATGAGTAAATAAGGAttgaaaacaataacaaaaaaatgtgaatttattattaaaaagttttCCGTGTATTACATTATAAAGCATTCATTTTAATCACAAAATAGACAGTTTTTTTAATCCGGCAAACTGGACAAGGATCGCattgttaccatgacaacaacTTGGGCTAAGTGATTTACATTAGAAgataaaaatacagcaaaatcaATATAGAAACTGTGGTTGATGAAATAAATGTTCCTTAAGGCACTGACTCACATCATTTATACATAAATACTGAGTAGgtgctttatcctgatcaggatcCAGAGACACTGGCTGTGAGGTGGGAAAACATCCTGAATACCATACAGGTCCATTATGGGGCATCAGGTACACACATGTTCACATCTAGACCCAATTCTAGAGTAGGAGCTTCACCCGCTTGGAGGAAACCGAAGAACCCAGATGAAACTCCACTTCACACAGTTTGCAGAGCTCAGGATCGAACCGAACACCCTGGAGCTGGACCTCCACAAACATTTCACCTGGAAATGTGTACATAGTGATTTAGCTTCGGTGTACTAAATAATGCTGAATATAATTGGACTTTAATGTGCTTTTAGATGATCTGCACATTTGGGTATAAAGAACACTAAACAAAAGGTAGAAAATagacacccaacacacacctaacactCCTGAATGTGTGCAAACTTGCTCTGTAAACTAATCTACCCTTTAAAAAGTGTACCATGTGTTGAATCCCACATGTGGGTCACTATGAGGATGTGTTGAATCCCACTGTGGGTCACTATGGGGATGTGTTGAATCCCACATGTGGGTCACTATGAGGATGTGTTGAATCCCACATGTGGGTCACTATGAGGATGTGTTGAATCTCACATGTGGGTCACTATGAGGATGTGTTGAATCTCACATGTGGGTCACTATGAGGATGTGTTGAATCCCACATGTGGGTCACTATGAGGATGTGTTGAATCTCACATGTGGGTCACTATGAGGATGTGTTGAATCCCACTGTGGGTCACTATGGGGATGTGTTGAATCCCACTGTGGGTCACTATAAGGATGTGTTGAATCCCACTGTGGGTCACTATGAGGATGTAGATGCGTGTTGAATCCCACATATGGGTCAGTATGAGGATGTGTTGAATCCCACATGTGGGTCACTGAGGATGTGTTGAATCCCACATGTGGGTCACTATGGGGATGTGTTGAATCCCACATGTGGGTCACTATGGGGATGTGTTGAATCCCACATGTGGGTCAGTATGAGGATGTGTTGAATCCCACATGTGGGTCACTGTGAGGATGTGTTGAATCTCACATATGGGTCACTATGGGGATGTAGATGTGTGTTGAATCCCACATGTGGGTCACTGTGAGGATGTAGACGGCACCAGTGCACACCTGATGAAGTGCACTCATGTAGGGAGAGATTTGGGATTCAGCCTGTGATCTGGTTCACTAGCACTAATGAATGCTATGTGTCAGGAATTTGATCATCCTCGgaaactgttttatttaatcCAATGATCCGGGCACTTTGAGGCGATAAAGAAACAGCAGGACGCAACAGCAGAGATGCTGATTAGAAAAGGATGCTGCGGGCGACCGCTTCTGCGCATGCGCGCGTGTTATTGAGCGTGTTATTGCTGCTGCTGATGCGACTTGTTATCAGTCCTCAGACGTCGACGGGACCGTTTTCCCCCCCTCGCATTTCTCCCACGGATATGGACGCGCGAAGACTTTACTTTAAGGATTTGTCTGGAAACGTTGTGGAATTTCTGACGGAAAACGTTTTAATTTCCCAAAGCACGAAACACGGAGGATGTGAGGTGAAGCTAACGGGAGCTAACAGGAGGCTAACggcgttagcattagcagcaGCAGGTGGATTATAACCAGCTTTCTCTGGCCTTCAGCGACACAAAACATCTCCCGGATCCTTCAGATGGtcacaaggaaaaaaaactgaGGCAAACAAACGGCTTATATTGTACCGAGAGGACCGGAAAGTCCCCGAGGCTCCGTGTTCCCGGTGTGTCTCGGTTCAGTCTGACAGGATGCTGTTAGCATACACAGCTAACCGGTTAGCATCCACACGGCTAGCGCGTTAAATCTCACACGTTTGTGGTTTAGACAAAGCTGCAGATAATCCGGATCATGTTCCGAATTAACACATagaagaaaagactgaaagtGATTTAGATCGAGTGAAAGAAGCTAGAAAGCTCTCGAGGGTCTGAGCTGTGATGTAATGATGGTTTAAAACCATGACACAGACTTAAAgagcatgaaaataaatattatttaggtCTAAACACCGAATTCGAGCCTGTTAACTACAGCTTTCTGTCATCTTTGGTGATTTTAACTAGGACAAGCATCTGTTTGTAACATTACACTGATGTAATTCTTTATCTCCAGGTAAATCTGAGCagatattaaaaacacacaccttttagAAATAGTTATAGATTATTACATTTTCTGTCGTTACCTGATTTATCGCTGTGGTTCGGTTCACGTAGACGCTCAGGTTAAATATAAACGCGGTCCTAAAATACAGGTTCTTTCTATTCGGTTCTACTTGATCTAACCGTAACAAGGTGCCACTTTATATTCGGTTTAAATCTGTCAGGTCTGTTTAGTCATTTTTTCCAGACCACGTCGTGGATCAGGGCGCTTTAATAACGCAGGGATTTAATTCAAAGTAAAGGTTTATTGATTGTGTGTAAAGACAAAACTTTCTGCTTTCCTTACAACCAGAAGGACACGGAGGTGCCGGAGCGAAACGAACAGTCGGCGTGTTGAAGTCAGGCCGAGGGAGTTAATTATTTATCCACGAGGTCACGACTGCGCATGGATCTAAGCAAAAATACTGCTGTTGGCACTTTGGCTAAAAGTGGACGAGAATTAACTTGGAATTCCAAACATTATTGCTTGGCggatttttaataaaagacGATACCTCCTGGAGTGTTTTTAACCTCGCAGGAGAGGAACGGCGCTCCTAAATGGAGCAGGTTCTCTCCAGCCCGCGAGGTCGTTCCGACTGGGAATCCGACCAGAATTCGCTCGGATTTCTGCTTTTGGATAACGGCGACGTCGCCGCCGAAAGCGGCCATGAAAATCCAGAGAGACATCAGAGAGGAGAGCCTGGTATTGTCTCCCTAAGCTTTGATGAGATATTTCAGGACAGCTCTTTGAATCTAGATGAATTATTTCGGGCATCTCGGTATTCTGGATTAGAGCAAGCGTATTCATGGGAGTGTACGTCAGAGCGCGTCGGTCCGTCATGGGATAAACAGCGGTCTTTGTCACAGGAACCGGCTGCAGAAGACTGCTGTGAAACGTCACAGGATGTGGTCACAGCAGACCTCATCAATTTTAATTCCACTACACCCAGtcccacacacacttgcacatctCTGCAGGCTGTGGAAAGTTTACAACCTGTCGAAACGGATCGCCCTTTAGACGGCCTCTTAGGCCGGCTTCCTCTGGGTCCTGTGCTGGACCAGGCACCGTCTCAGACCCTGCCTGCTCGGAGGACTAGCGTAGTAGACGAGAGTCCTGACTCGCATCGGACAAAAGATCTGTCCTCTTCACAAACTACACCTGAAAACACGACCAATGTCTTGTGTGGAAATTTGACGGGTCTTGCTGAAGAAAGCGCAAGTAGGAATCCACTCGAGGCTTTGGTCCCCTTGCCTTTCATCTACGATTTGTCTTCCTCACCCCACTGTTCGCTTTCCCACGCTGATGATTCGGATGAACTCTTACCGTCGTCGTTTTTAGATTCGCTTGTTCAGCCATGTGATGGCAGTCACGCTATCTTCCAGACGGCTGATACTACAACTGCAGGATCATCTTCTGAACAGGAGGATGATATCCCTTCAACTAGTAACATGACACCCGACGAAGCATCTAAGGTCTGGTCCAGGCCACAATCACCTGCGGATTCATTAGCATCGAGCACGCTGTCTGTACCAGAAAGAACATTAGCTGGATTAGACTCGGAGGGCAAACAAGGGGCACCACATGAGTCATTATCACCTAATGGAACACCTGAGAGCAGCTTTCTGGGCTTCAGTCATAACTTTTTATGCGAAGATGAAATGACTGTAGAAATGGAAGAAGCAGTAGAAAGAGATCTCACACATAATGAACCTGTGGAACAGGAACTCGGATCTGATTTTGATCAAGCTTTTCTTTCGTCACGTTCATTTATACCTGAGCCGACGTCTCCGGTGGAGTCCGTATCGATCTCTCAGGTCTCGCTTTCTCCTCAGACAGGCCGCTCGCCAGAGTCCAGTAACCATGAGCTTTATATTAAATCTGAAACTGCAACTGACTTGAAAGAAAACTCGTCCCTTTCTGTAATATTTGCCTCTGAGAAAGACATCATTGTCAATACCTTTCCTGCCTTGGAGAAAGAACCCCCTCCCATTTCTCCTTCAAGTTGTCTTTCCCTTGAGGCGAACGCGATGACTGATGCGATCTCGCTCGGCCCTGAATCTCAAACACGCACTTCATCAGAACTAGAACTCGAACATAATCCATCAGAGACCACCAACATGCCTGaggacacaggcaaagaactgACAATCAACTTGCCCAATGTGGACACATCAGTCACAGAAACGCGTACGCTCGTTGCCGTCGATACACACCTCCTATTGCACGTTCAGGAGGTGGCGTCTGTTAACACGTCGATTAACGGTACAACTCGACACTGCCAAGATTCCGATGGCTGTACGAACACGCAGGATGAATCGGAGTGCCTCTGTTCAGGTACCCGTAACTATACACCTGAAAAGGACATTCACGTGATGTTTGACGGTCTTCAGTACTCACACACGCCGACCGAGTCGTCCGACAGcggtctgaacacacacacacctgaccatacAACATTACCTGCCCCAGGAAGCCCAGAGgttgaagctgtgtgtgtgcagcaagGGGAAAGAGAAGGTAGTTATAGTGACCCGGGTGCCTTTTTTGGGAGTGGATTAGATCCCACCCTCCTCTCAGGTGCAGATAGTCCACTCAGCCAACTGGGCAGGGCCATGGAGcaggaaaggggcggggctacatcaAGACTCTGTCAGTCAGCTGATGTGAAGGTAGATGGGGAAACTGATCTACCTGACCAAGCAGACCTGTCTCAGGTAGCACAGCCAAGGGTAAATCCGCTCAGAGATGAGTCTCCCAGCGGAGTCTGTCCGCTAGAAGAAACATGTCCGCCTCTGATGGGGGACGACGACGTCGTTGTAATTCCTGACGGGCCCGACGATGCGGAAATGGCTCTGGAGATATGCGTGAGCTCAGATTTGATCCAGGATGGGAGTGTCGGTGCCAGCGCGCTTCCAGCAGCCAATCCACAGGACGACGAACGCTCGGCCCTTCAGGCCGTGTTTCAAGCTCTCGATCAGGATGGGGACGGATTTGTCCGTATCGAGGAGTTCATGGAGTTTGCCACGGCATACGGAGTGGAACAGGTGATGTATATAGTTTATTTAGTAAACGTTTACACGTGAGGTTCAGTGA harbors:
- the decr2 gene encoding peroxisomal 2,4-dienoyl-CoA reductase [(3E)-enoyl-CoA-producing] isoform X1, with the translated sequence MAEAPEDVHSDDCLTSYTHVYSQDLLKDQVAFITGGGSGIGFRIAEVLMRHGCDTVIASRNLEKLTEAAKKLTNATGRHCLPLQVDVRHPDTISTAVDETLKEFGRVDILINNAAGNFLCPATALSFNAFKTVMEIDTMGTFNTSKVIYEKWFKDHGGSIVNISATLGYKGQALQVHAGSAKAANDAMTKHLAVEWGPSGVRVNTVAPGPISGTEGYRRLGGSHAESTGIFRTIPLQRAGNKTEMAHAVLFLASRVASYVTGATVVADGGAWLTSANDVERLLDLWSQEKRKDK
- the decr2 gene encoding peroxisomal 2,4-dienoyl-CoA reductase [(3E)-enoyl-CoA-producing] isoform X2, which produces MAEAPEDVHSDDCLTSYTHVYSQDLLKDQVAFITGGGSGIGFRIAEVLMRHGCDTVIASRNLEKLTEAAKKLTNATGRHCLPLQVDVRHPDTISTAVDETLKEFGRVDILINNAAGNFLCPATALSFNAFKTVMEIDTMGTFNTSKVIYEKWFKDHGGSIVNISATLGYKGQALQVHAGSAKAANDAMTKHLAVEWGPSGVRVNTVAPGPISGTEGYRRLGGSHAESTGIFRTIPLQRAGNKTEMAHAVLFLASRVASYVTGATVVADGGAWLTSANDVERLLGIHSSRSAKL